Proteins encoded within one genomic window of Pseudomonas cannabina:
- a CDS encoding aldo/keto reductase: MSLKTLHDLHRPLGCTGLSVSPLGLGTVKLGRDVGVKYPSGFKIPDDQQAQMLLRMARDIGINLIDTAPAYGTSEERLGPLLRGQRQDWVIVSKVGEEFDNGQSSHDFSAGHTRRSVERSLKRLETDFLDLVLVHSDGNDLAILNDAEVYQTLADLKREGKIRGFGFSGKTVEGGLLALREGDCAMVTYNLDEQAEKPVLDYAAAHGKGILVKKALASGHVCLTPGTDPVQASFQLLFQHPGVASAIVGTINPMHLAHNVATAAAVICRQA, translated from the coding sequence ATGAGCCTGAAAACCCTGCACGACCTGCACCGCCCGCTGGGTTGCACCGGCCTGAGCGTTTCACCGCTGGGGCTGGGCACCGTCAAACTGGGCCGCGACGTGGGCGTCAAGTACCCCAGCGGCTTCAAGATCCCCGACGATCAGCAGGCGCAAATGCTGCTGCGCATGGCCCGCGACATTGGTATCAACCTGATCGACACCGCACCGGCCTACGGCACCAGTGAAGAACGCCTTGGCCCGCTGTTGCGCGGGCAGCGTCAGGATTGGGTGATCGTCAGCAAGGTCGGCGAAGAATTCGACAACGGTCAGTCGAGCCATGACTTCAGCGCCGGGCACACGCGTCGCTCGGTGGAACGCAGCCTGAAACGTCTTGAAACTGACTTTCTCGATCTGGTTTTAGTGCACTCGGACGGCAACGACCTGGCCATTCTCAACGACGCCGAGGTGTACCAGACGCTCGCTGACCTCAAGCGCGAAGGCAAGATCCGCGGCTTCGGTTTTTCCGGCAAGACGGTCGAAGGCGGCCTGCTGGCACTGCGCGAAGGGGACTGCGCGATGGTCACCTACAACCTCGACGAGCAGGCTGAAAAACCGGTTCTCGACTACGCTGCCGCGCACGGCAAAGGCATCCTGGTCAAGAAAGCGCTGGCCAGTGGTCATGTCTGCCTGACGCCGGGCACAGACCCGGTGCAGGCCAGCTTCCAGCTACTGTTTCAACACCCGGGGGTTGCCAGTGCTATTGTCGGGACCATCAACCCCATGCACTTGGCACACAACGTTGCAACTGCCGCTGCCGTGATTTGTCGTCAAGCCTGA
- a CDS encoding GNAT family N-acetyltransferase translates to MLSHWRSWRERGWTPIDAGTYADAWHRLGGSLATHPDVVGRLSELAAIPVQYLGWFADGRLSAAMPVWGRYLALSKDVLKREGKRGLFDLGNAEIILPVAEEAKISLRHKVRYVSELNVGSIAGLREQSEGLAMAREPEAYSKKFRYNQRREQRLLEEAGGSIRAMSELSASEQATIYADLFQRRWNFEVPGKAHLAEVFSLLREFMTGALIYLNDEPVAIQILYRVEAPKWVSLEYVNGGVDPQNREFSPGSVLSFVNTQTAWEQARAMGKPLRYSFGRADREYKDRWCHRVPVYQI, encoded by the coding sequence ATTCTGAGTCACTGGCGATCCTGGCGTGAGCGAGGCTGGACCCCGATTGATGCAGGCACCTATGCCGACGCCTGGCACAGGTTGGGCGGAAGCCTTGCCACCCACCCGGATGTGGTCGGGCGGCTGTCGGAACTGGCGGCGATTCCGGTGCAATACCTGGGCTGGTTCGCCGACGGCCGGTTGTCGGCGGCAATGCCTGTCTGGGGGCGCTATCTGGCGCTCTCCAAAGACGTGCTCAAGCGAGAAGGCAAGCGTGGCCTGTTCGATCTGGGTAACGCCGAAATCATCCTGCCTGTTGCCGAAGAGGCAAAAATCAGCCTGCGCCACAAGGTGCGGTATGTGTCCGAACTCAATGTCGGCAGTATTGCCGGTCTGCGCGAGCAGTCCGAAGGGCTGGCCATGGCCCGCGAGCCGGAGGCGTACAGCAAGAAGTTTCGTTACAACCAGCGCCGCGAGCAGCGCCTGCTGGAAGAGGCGGGCGGCAGCATCCGGGCCATGTCTGAGCTGAGTGCCAGCGAGCAGGCGACGATCTATGCCGACCTGTTCCAGCGCCGCTGGAACTTCGAGGTGCCGGGCAAGGCGCATCTGGCCGAGGTGTTCAGCCTGCTGCGCGAGTTCATGACCGGCGCGCTAATCTACCTGAACGACGAGCCTGTTGCCATCCAGATTCTCTATCGGGTAGAAGCCCCCAAGTGGGTCAGCCTGGAGTACGTCAACGGCGGGGTCGACCCGCAGAACCGCGAATTCAGCCCGGGCAGCGTACTCAGTTTCGTCAATACCCAGACGGCCTGGGAGCAGGCGCGTGCCATGGGCAAACCGCTGCGCTACTCGTTCGGCCGCGCCGACCGGGAATACAAGGATCGCTGGTGCCACCGGGTCCCGGTCTACCAGATTTGA
- the hldE gene encoding bifunctional D-glycero-beta-D-manno-heptose-7-phosphate kinase/D-glycero-beta-D-manno-heptose 1-phosphate adenylyltransferase HldE, which produces MKLSMPRFDQAPVLVVGDVMLDRYWHGGTSRISPEAPVPVVKVDQIEDRPGGAANVALNIAALGAPASLVGVTGDDEAADSLSNSLKAAGVRARFQRIADQPTIVKLRVMSRHQQLLRIDFEEPFNTDPLALSAEVYSLLDGIKVLVLSDYGKGALKNHQALIQAARKRGIPVLADPKGKDFAIYRGASLITPNLSEFEAIVGHCEDEAQLVTKGAQLMQELDLGALLVTRGEHGMTLLRPDQQALHLPARAREVFDVTGAGDTVISTLAAAIAAGEELPHAVALANLAAGIVVGKLGTAAISAPELRRAIQREEGSERGVLGLEQLLLAVDDARAHKEKIVFTNGCFDILHAGHVTYLEQARALGDRLIVAVNDDASVSRLKGPGRPINSVDRRMAVLAGLGAVDWVISFPEGTPENLLTHVKPDVLVKGGDYGIDQVVGADIVQAYGGEVRVLGLVENSSTTAIVDKIRNQ; this is translated from the coding sequence ATGAAGCTATCCATGCCGCGCTTTGATCAGGCCCCTGTCCTGGTGGTCGGTGATGTCATGCTCGACAGATACTGGCATGGTGGTACCTCGCGTATTTCCCCTGAAGCGCCGGTGCCTGTGGTCAAGGTCGATCAGATCGAGGACCGTCCGGGTGGTGCTGCCAACGTTGCCCTGAACATCGCGGCGCTCGGCGCTCCTGCATCGCTGGTCGGCGTGACCGGCGACGACGAGGCGGCAGACAGCCTGTCCAACAGCCTGAAAGCGGCGGGTGTACGGGCGCGCTTTCAGCGGATTGCCGACCAGCCGACCATCGTTAAATTGCGCGTCATGAGTCGCCATCAGCAGCTGCTGCGTATCGACTTCGAAGAACCATTCAATACCGATCCGCTGGCACTGAGCGCAGAAGTCTACAGTTTGCTGGATGGCATCAAAGTGCTGGTCCTGTCCGACTACGGCAAAGGCGCGCTGAAAAACCATCAGGCGCTGATCCAGGCCGCCCGCAAGCGTGGCATTCCGGTGCTCGCCGACCCCAAGGGCAAGGACTTCGCGATCTATCGCGGCGCCAGCCTGATTACTCCGAACCTCAGCGAATTCGAAGCCATCGTCGGGCATTGTGAAGACGAGGCGCAACTGGTCACCAAAGGTGCGCAGTTGATGCAAGAGCTGGATCTGGGCGCGTTGCTGGTCACTCGAGGCGAACACGGTATGACCCTGTTGCGTCCTGATCAACAGGCACTGCACTTGCCAGCCCGTGCTCGCGAAGTGTTCGATGTGACCGGTGCGGGCGATACAGTCATTTCCACCCTGGCGGCGGCGATTGCGGCGGGCGAGGAGCTGCCACATGCCGTTGCCCTGGCCAATCTGGCGGCAGGCATCGTGGTCGGCAAGCTGGGTACGGCGGCGATCAGCGCCCCGGAACTGCGTCGCGCCATCCAGCGTGAAGAAGGTTCCGAGCGCGGCGTGCTGGGGCTGGAGCAATTGCTGCTGGCCGTCGATGATGCGCGCGCGCACAAGGAAAAAATCGTGTTCACCAACGGCTGCTTCGACATCCTGCATGCCGGTCACGTGACCTATCTGGAACAGGCACGCGCGCTGGGTGATCGCCTTATCGTGGCGGTCAACGACGACGCTTCGGTCAGCCGCCTGAAAGGGCCGGGCCGTCCGATCAACAGCGTCGACCGGCGCATGGCGGTGCTGGCCGGGCTGGGCGCGGTGGACTGGGTGATCAGCTTCCCTGAAGGCACCCCGGAAAACCTGCTGACCCACGTTAAACCGGACGTGCTGGTCAAAGGCGGTGACTACGGTATCGATCAAGTGGTCGGTGCCGACATCGTCCAGGCCTACGGCGGCGAAGTGCGCGTGTTAGGGCTGGTGGAAAACAGCTCGACTACAGCGATTGTCGACAAGATTCGGAATCAATAG
- a CDS encoding PIG-L deacetylase family protein → MSGRKQQLLKRHRQRKRVILIGAALTAVLFGVWVAWWPLPVFLLLGWLAHEAWFADHLFYAPSDDYRYDFPEGTAHCPVTLQNGRLTVAGDIVATQTLVLKVHVKSHWLGRFLDPQVWIGDDRQDMERGVDGERFLNLSGQGPALVDGSLTLRGRFCSLASQATVYALDNPDFAAQRLLIVAPHADDAELAAFGLYSRAPEVSIVTLTQGEIEADNYRDMGLDAAEAARLKGRLRSWDSLSVPLWGGVAQQHCFQLGYFCLRLGEMARSPQQAFGSRESGETDIRAVRRHNSLSLPGDADGQPHWNNLVADLARLLEHQRPDVVLTPHPELDPHDDHVASTRALMEAIELSAWRPRTLLLYANHLHDNDRWPMGPAEYGIALPPTVEPLPADGLWSPSLEAAARMDKAMALAMQHDLQGRPPLKRRIRRVIQRLLAGRRWPRTGEDEFFRKAVRRHEIFWVRPLPPDDAR, encoded by the coding sequence ATGAGTGGACGCAAGCAACAGTTGCTTAAACGTCACCGCCAGCGCAAGCGGGTGATACTGATCGGCGCGGCGCTGACGGCCGTGCTGTTCGGGGTATGGGTTGCCTGGTGGCCGCTGCCGGTGTTCCTGCTGCTCGGCTGGCTCGCCCACGAGGCGTGGTTCGCCGATCACCTGTTTTATGCGCCTTCCGACGATTACCGTTATGACTTTCCCGAGGGCACGGCTCACTGTCCTGTCACTCTGCAAAACGGCAGGCTGACCGTTGCGGGTGACATCGTCGCGACTCAGACGCTGGTGCTCAAGGTGCACGTCAAAAGCCACTGGCTGGGGCGTTTTCTCGATCCGCAGGTGTGGATTGGCGACGACCGTCAGGACATGGAGCGTGGTGTCGATGGCGAACGTTTTCTCAATCTCTCCGGGCAAGGTCCGGCGCTGGTGGACGGAAGCCTGACGCTGCGCGGGCGCTTTTGCAGTCTCGCTTCGCAGGCCACTGTGTACGCACTGGATAATCCCGATTTTGCCGCGCAGCGCCTGCTGATCGTCGCGCCGCATGCCGACGACGCCGAACTGGCGGCCTTTGGTCTTTACAGCCGTGCGCCCGAAGTCTCGATCGTGACCCTCACTCAGGGTGAAATCGAAGCCGACAACTACCGTGATATGGGCCTGGACGCTGCCGAGGCCGCGCGGCTCAAAGGCCGCCTGCGCAGTTGGGACAGCCTCTCCGTACCGCTGTGGGGCGGAGTCGCGCAACAGCACTGCTTCCAGCTGGGGTATTTTTGCCTGAGGCTGGGCGAGATGGCCCGCAGCCCGCAGCAGGCTTTCGGTTCTCGTGAGTCTGGAGAAACCGATATCCGTGCGGTGCGTCGGCATAACAGCCTGAGCCTGCCGGGTGATGCCGACGGCCAGCCGCACTGGAACAATCTGGTGGCCGATCTGGCCCGGCTGCTGGAGCATCAGCGCCCCGACGTGGTGCTGACACCGCATCCGGAACTCGATCCGCACGACGACCATGTCGCAAGTACCCGCGCGCTGATGGAAGCCATCGAGCTCAGCGCGTGGCGGCCTCGGACATTGCTGCTGTATGCCAACCATCTTCACGACAACGATCGCTGGCCCATGGGGCCTGCGGAGTACGGCATTGCCTTGCCGCCCACGGTCGAGCCGCTGCCGGCCGACGGGCTGTGGAGCCCGTCACTGGAGGCCGCCGCGCGCATGGACAAGGCAATGGCCTTGGCCATGCAACACGATTTGCAGGGCCGTCCACCGCTGAAACGCCGCATCCGCCGAGTGATCCAGCGCCTGCTGGCCGGTCGACGCTGGCCACGTACGGGCGAGGATGAGTTCTTCCGCAAGGCCGTGCGCCGCCACGAGATTTTCTGGGTGCGGCCATTGCCACCCGATGACGCCCGCTGA
- a CDS encoding metal ABC transporter ATPase, giving the protein MPRTLIRKNPSNFKTLPLFVEATPENLTYQSVGMPMNFAQTLQRRRKIEVPDTERFATELANLGVSVRLTVSWQNRDYWVLVHQRRQDRGDVVLKLISGYVPAHELSLPLHTAIQEVAEECLIETPQGWLSGRFKDTWLPAPYAAALHYREAMPFRLSPLSGAARPVRSGNLTLLERPRAYVHLPTASLQLIYDMRLEIPKEARPVSLFHVDEALENDQLVARLNRSKPDLYLMPLENGSPLPELYTLKRDKLIPAPTRGLYLAESFAAQDGWVVREERIRWKDWLRQQGMTPPPKKTGLKRLTGKARELLHAISGKL; this is encoded by the coding sequence ATGCCGCGAACACTGATCCGAAAGAACCCCAGCAACTTCAAGACCCTGCCGCTGTTCGTCGAAGCCACCCCGGAAAACCTGACCTATCAGAGCGTCGGCATGCCGATGAACTTCGCTCAGACCTTGCAGCGGCGGCGCAAGATCGAGGTGCCGGACACCGAGCGGTTCGCCACCGAACTGGCCAATCTGGGCGTGTCCGTGCGCCTGACCGTCAGTTGGCAGAACCGCGATTACTGGGTGTTGGTCCACCAGCGGCGTCAAGACCGTGGCGACGTGGTGCTCAAGCTGATCTCCGGCTATGTGCCGGCCCATGAGCTGAGCCTGCCGCTGCACACGGCGATTCAGGAAGTGGCCGAAGAGTGCCTGATCGAAACGCCCCAAGGCTGGCTCAGCGGGCGTTTCAAGGACACCTGGCTGCCTGCGCCCTACGCCGCCGCGTTGCATTATCGCGAAGCCATGCCCTTTCGCCTGAGCCCGCTGTCCGGCGCAGCGCGACCAGTACGCAGTGGCAACCTGACACTTCTGGAGCGGCCGCGGGCCTATGTGCATTTGCCGACAGCGTCACTGCAATTGATCTATGACATGCGCCTAGAAATCCCCAAGGAAGCACGGCCGGTCAGCCTGTTTCACGTCGATGAGGCGCTGGAAAACGATCAATTGGTCGCTCGCCTCAATCGCAGCAAGCCGGACCTGTACCTGATGCCACTGGAGAACGGATCGCCGCTGCCCGAGCTGTACACGCTCAAGCGCGACAAGCTGATCCCGGCCCCGACCCGAGGCCTGTATCTGGCGGAAAGCTTTGCCGCGCAGGATGGCTGGGTGGTGCGCGAAGAACGCATTCGCTGGAAGGACTGGTTGCGTCAGCAGGGCATGACCCCGCCGCCGAAAAAGACCGGCCTCAAACGCCTGACCGGCAAGGCCCGGGAACTGCTGCACGCGATCAGTGGGAAGCTTTGA